In Legionella spiritensis, the following proteins share a genomic window:
- the wip gene encoding Dot/Icm T4SS effector Wip translates to MSNRLINKNIDIYSYPDFLEGHSGSLTLGDLHGNTVKLLHFLFRHRIIRFKKEIANVRDAYQRFVFIYEQYGDIIEQYQENRTLLQFAQIKKANIKEKLAGIEKQLSLGVTPDRPQYQSLIHRYQQATADLQTALENEKNLQGKLLEPKDKLLHLVAQFHQFMESLEIHDHKALIRLLGDEVSDRGFCDYFTLKILDFLHQNQIKKHDTISNHGCEFIYAYEKFLQGDEWKPMGNIPDFQITSFWGLKILLEQGIVTVNELNQLIDGYKSDLKIIDYTISEEGITLFSHAPIRLDTIQLLASRLGVVYDDATKEGLAETIEQINNQFQSYINNNIIHTLFHNDQIADKTNMSEEERAAYPLIYLIWNRWNQDKETSDARPQCHNGYTVTYVHGHDSFQSRLPYVHNLDTLCGKEARKTEEKKINNVFQFLKENRYKEVDKRDAEFYLRNVLRYKVLDSDEFGLQAQYRADAKSGNTSSARDCNGSLKQLSRLGKPVGEQDITALDRTVQTTTVRPCHETTSHAEDKGVYKAIPGITLPRAFK, encoded by the coding sequence ATGTCCAACCGCCTTATAAATAAAAATATTGATATTTATAGCTACCCTGACTTTCTGGAAGGCCATTCCGGTTCCCTGACTCTCGGTGACTTGCATGGTAATACCGTCAAACTGCTCCACTTCCTTTTCCGTCACCGGATAATCCGGTTTAAAAAAGAGATCGCCAATGTCAGGGACGCTTATCAACGCTTTGTTTTTATCTATGAACAATACGGGGATATCATTGAGCAATATCAGGAAAACCGTACCCTGCTGCAGTTTGCGCAAATAAAAAAAGCAAATATCAAAGAAAAACTGGCTGGTATCGAGAAGCAATTATCGCTTGGCGTTACTCCGGATAGACCGCAATACCAGTCATTAATCCACCGCTATCAACAGGCAACGGCCGATTTGCAGACGGCCCTCGAAAATGAAAAAAATCTGCAAGGTAAATTGCTGGAACCGAAAGACAAATTGTTGCACTTGGTTGCGCAGTTTCACCAATTCATGGAAAGCCTGGAAATTCATGATCACAAAGCCTTGATTCGCTTGCTTGGTGATGAAGTGTCCGATCGCGGCTTCTGTGATTATTTTACTTTAAAAATTCTTGATTTTTTGCACCAGAACCAGATCAAAAAACATGACACGATATCCAATCATGGTTGCGAATTTATCTATGCCTACGAAAAATTCCTGCAAGGTGATGAATGGAAACCTATGGGTAATATTCCTGATTTTCAAATCACTTCTTTTTGGGGATTGAAGATATTGCTGGAACAAGGCATTGTGACGGTGAATGAATTAAACCAGCTCATCGATGGTTATAAATCCGATTTAAAAATTATTGATTACACCATCAGTGAGGAAGGCATCACTTTATTCAGTCATGCCCCCATTCGTCTGGACACTATTCAATTATTGGCTAGCCGCCTGGGCGTCGTTTATGACGATGCCACTAAAGAGGGTCTGGCAGAAACCATAGAACAAATCAATAACCAGTTTCAATCTTATATTAATAACAACATTATCCATACGCTGTTTCATAATGATCAAATTGCCGATAAAACAAATATGTCTGAAGAAGAAAGAGCGGCGTACCCCTTGATATATCTGATATGGAATCGCTGGAACCAGGACAAGGAAACCAGCGACGCAAGACCCCAATGCCATAATGGTTATACTGTGACTTATGTTCACGGCCATGATTCCTTTCAGAGTCGACTTCCCTACGTTCACAATCTTGATACGCTTTGCGGCAAGGAAGCGCGAAAAACCGAGGAGAAAAAAATCAACAACGTCTTTCAATTTCTGAAGGAAAACCGGTATAAAGAAGTGGATAAAAGGGATGCGGAATTTTATCTTCGTAATGTTTTACGCTATAAAGTGCTGGATTCGGATGAGTTTGGCTTGCAAGCGCAATACAGGGCGGATGCGAAATCCGGTAATACCTCTTCAGCCAGGGATTGCAACGGTAGTCTTAAACAATTAAGTCGGCTGGGAAAACCGGTAGGAGAGCAGGATATAACCGCTCTTGATCGTACTGTTCAAACCACCACGGTGCGACCATGCCATGAGACGACGTCTCATGCTGAAGATAAAGGAGTCTACAAGGCAATACCCGGGATAACCTTGCCCCGTGCCTTTAAATGA
- a CDS encoding DesA family fatty acid desaturase has product MMFGLLNLSFWGFFGACIILTQITIASVTIYLHRYQTHRALTLHPVVSHFFRFWLWLTTGMVTAEWVAIHRKHHATTDVAGDPHSPALFGLKKVFWEVPELYREAAKDKDMIAKYSHGTPKDWIERRLYTRHSAKGILLMFLLDLLLFGIPGVTIWAIQMLWIPISAGVVNGVGHYWGYRNFECPDASTNVIPWGLCIGGEELHNNHHTFASSAKFSVKWWEFDLGWMYIRCLSFLGLAKVKKLPPKFQKEEGKCQVDLETVKAVIGNRYQVMSDYYKRVVYPVLLHEKRNSVKCKESKRLFHRCGRLLRRQERLLSPSAHSRLQAMLHHFEPLQLVYSYRQSLQQIWLKTASSQSELIESLQVWCKQAEESGLEALRQFAQQLRSYIPQKTGY; this is encoded by the coding sequence GTGATGTTTGGTTTATTAAATTTATCCTTTTGGGGCTTTTTTGGGGCCTGTATCATCCTGACACAAATTACTATTGCGTCAGTCACTATCTATTTACATCGCTATCAAACTCATCGTGCCTTGACCCTGCATCCTGTGGTTAGTCATTTTTTTCGATTTTGGCTATGGCTAACGACCGGTATGGTGACTGCGGAATGGGTCGCTATTCATCGGAAACACCATGCAACCACTGATGTCGCGGGCGATCCTCATAGCCCTGCCTTGTTCGGGTTGAAAAAAGTATTTTGGGAAGTACCCGAATTATATCGTGAAGCGGCCAAAGACAAGGATATGATCGCAAAATATTCACACGGCACTCCAAAAGACTGGATAGAGCGCAGGTTGTACACCCGCCATAGTGCCAAGGGGATATTGCTCATGTTCTTGCTGGATCTGTTGTTATTTGGCATTCCAGGGGTAACGATATGGGCGATTCAGATGCTTTGGATCCCGATTTCTGCCGGTGTTGTTAATGGCGTTGGCCATTATTGGGGTTACCGTAATTTTGAATGTCCGGATGCCTCAACCAATGTTATCCCCTGGGGATTGTGCATCGGTGGCGAGGAATTACATAATAATCACCACACCTTTGCTTCCTCGGCTAAATTTTCAGTGAAGTGGTGGGAGTTTGATTTAGGCTGGATGTATATACGCTGTTTATCTTTTCTGGGATTGGCCAAAGTTAAAAAACTACCCCCAAAATTTCAGAAGGAAGAAGGCAAATGCCAGGTTGATCTGGAAACGGTCAAGGCCGTTATCGGTAACCGCTATCAGGTGATGTCTGATTATTACAAACGTGTCGTTTATCCCGTTCTTCTTCATGAAAAGCGTAACAGTGTCAAGTGCAAGGAGAGCAAGCGCTTGTTTCATCGTTGCGGGCGTCTCCTAAGGCGGCAGGAACGGTTGTTATCACCGAGTGCCCATTCGCGTTTGCAAGCCATGCTGCATCATTTTGAGCCCTTGCAACTGGTGTATAGTTATCGGCAATCGCTGCAGCAGATCTGGTTGAAAACCGCCTCATCCCAAAGCGAATTGATCGAGTCATTGCAAGTGTGGTGCAAACAGGCGGAAGAATCCGGCCTGGAGGCGTTACGTCAGTTTGCGCAACAATTAAGAAGTTATATTCCGCAAAAAACAGGTTATTGA
- a CDS encoding DEAD/DEAH box helicase produces the protein MNFKALGLIDPLINAVNEMGYSEPTPIQAQTIPVILRGHDLLASAQTGTGKTASFVLPILQQTNQKPRSKPRGTKVLILTPTRELAAQVYDNIIQYGRHLPLRAEVVFGGVKINPQIRKLSVGVELLVATPGRLLDLQKQGALRLDDVDTLVLDEADRMLDMGFIHDIKRIIKLLPSKRQNLMFSATFSTEIRTLAKSILNQPLEIDVALRNTTAVSVKQYIHPVDKNRKHALLSHLIHKNKWGQTLVFSRTKHGANKLVKQLAESQIHSAAIHGNKSQSQRTKALADFKTGKVHILVATDIAARGIDIEKLPCVVNFDLPQVPEDYVHRIGRTGRAGETGLAVSLVSADEATQLQSIEKLMKQKLDRISIDEFEPQHHLPAFVAPSSPNKSGINKKRGYGSNPQKARKTFGRTPKKV, from the coding sequence ATGAATTTCAAAGCATTGGGACTTATTGACCCTTTAATTAACGCTGTTAATGAAATGGGTTACAGCGAACCGACACCCATTCAGGCGCAAACCATTCCGGTTATTTTACGTGGCCACGATTTGCTAGCCTCCGCGCAAACAGGCACGGGCAAAACGGCAAGCTTCGTTTTACCTATTTTGCAGCAAACAAATCAGAAGCCGCGTAGCAAACCCCGTGGCACAAAGGTATTAATCCTGACGCCTACCCGCGAATTAGCGGCCCAGGTTTATGACAATATAATCCAGTATGGACGACACTTGCCGCTGCGGGCAGAAGTTGTATTCGGAGGCGTTAAAATTAACCCTCAGATCAGGAAACTGAGCGTCGGTGTGGAACTTTTAGTGGCAACACCCGGGCGTCTGCTGGACTTGCAGAAGCAAGGCGCACTCCGATTGGATGACGTCGATACCCTGGTGCTTGATGAAGCGGATCGCATGTTGGACATGGGTTTTATCCATGACATTAAAAGAATCATTAAATTATTGCCTTCCAAGCGGCAAAATCTTATGTTCTCCGCTACGTTCAGTACAGAAATCCGTACATTGGCAAAAAGTATATTGAATCAGCCTCTGGAGATTGATGTTGCCCTTAGAAACACGACGGCTGTCTCCGTCAAACAATACATTCATCCTGTGGATAAAAATCGCAAACACGCGCTTCTCAGTCACTTAATCCACAAAAATAAATGGGGACAAACCCTGGTATTTTCACGAACAAAACATGGTGCCAACAAATTGGTAAAGCAATTGGCTGAAAGCCAGATTCATTCCGCGGCGATTCACGGTAACAAATCACAATCCCAGAGAACGAAGGCGTTAGCGGATTTCAAGACCGGGAAGGTCCATATTCTTGTCGCTACTGATATTGCGGCACGTGGTATTGATATTGAGAAATTACCTTGCGTGGTGAATTTTGACTTGCCGCAGGTTCCAGAAGATTATGTGCACCGTATAGGGCGTACCGGGCGTGCCGGGGAAACAGGTCTTGCTGTGTCGCTGGTCAGTGCGGATGAGGCGACGCAGTTACAATCCATTGAAAAATTAATGAAACAAAAGCTTGACCGCATCAGTATTGATGAGTTTGAACCACAACATCATTTACCGGCTTTTGTGGCACCTTCCTCTCCCAATAAGTCTGGCATTAATAAAAAAAGGGGTTACGGCTCCAATCCTCAAAAAGCCCGAAAAACATTTGGAAGAACCCCAAAGAAAGTATAA